In the Campylobacter showae genome, one interval contains:
- a CDS encoding restriction endonuclease, with translation MAQFLNERKKASRKEIAEFLSRKTGASQSKTDALLSVIANSPKIQALLQEKRIILKTSRGIYEISKAGEKLLKNKNARQNFEAWIGDVYGETKTQNLPAPKTKKYIKTITALVVHEIKDKMIGEAIKRPIEAIKSLTLKLMKKYKYLGKFYAFRHVFLVLLAAKIAFDVVKFFKNRKPEKLLASS, from the coding sequence TTGGCGCAGTTTTTAAACGAGAGAAAAAAGGCGAGCCGTAAGGAGATAGCGGAGTTTTTATCGCGCAAAACTGGTGCGAGTCAAAGCAAAACGGACGCGCTTTTAAGCGTCATAGCAAATAGCCCTAAAATTCAAGCTTTACTGCAAGAAAAAAGGATCATTTTAAAGACTTCGCGCGGGATCTACGAGATAAGCAAAGCTGGCGAAAAACTCCTAAAAAACAAAAACGCTAGACAAAATTTTGAAGCCTGGATCGGCGACGTTTACGGCGAAACCAAGACGCAAAATTTACCCGCGCCCAAAACGAAAAAGTACATAAAAACCATCACCGCTCTCGTCGTGCATGAGATAAAAGACAAAATGATCGGCGAAGCAATCAAAAGGCCGATAGAAGCGATAAAATCGCTCACGCTAAAACTCATGAAAAAGTATAAATATCTAGGCAAATTTTATGCCTTTAGACACGTTTTTTTGGTGCTTTTGGCTGCCAAGATCGCGTTTGACGTCGTAAAATTCTTTAAAAATCGCAAGCCAGAAAAACTGCTTGCGAGTAGCTGA
- a CDS encoding ribonuclease HII → MKNKSNAQTCGIDEAGRGALAGPLAVAACVLKCEIAGLNDSKKLTAKRREELFKEIAGNSEFLIAYFSNEQIDELGLSECLRRALRLFKAHFADCELLYDGNANYGTGVKTMIGADGKVAQVSAASILAKVSRDALMRAWDGVYEGYGFAAHKGYGTKAYLDAVVKLGDSPLQRRSFRVKSFERGLFDK, encoded by the coding sequence ATGAAAAACAAATCTAACGCCCAAACCTGCGGTATCGACGAGGCGGGGCGCGGCGCGCTGGCTGGGCCTTTGGCGGTAGCAGCATGCGTGCTAAAGTGCGAGATAGCGGGACTAAACGACTCAAAAAAGCTGACCGCAAAGCGGCGCGAGGAGCTATTTAAAGAGATCGCGGGAAACTCGGAATTTCTCATCGCGTATTTTTCAAACGAGCAGATCGACGAGCTGGGGCTTAGCGAGTGCCTTAGGCGTGCACTGCGGCTGTTTAAGGCGCATTTTGCGGACTGCGAGCTGCTCTACGACGGCAACGCAAACTACGGCACGGGCGTAAAAACCATGATCGGAGCCGACGGCAAAGTGGCACAAGTAAGCGCTGCAAGCATCCTAGCCAAGGTAAGCCGCGACGCGCTGATGCGGGCGTGGGACGGCGTTTACGAGGGATACGGCTTTGCTGCGCACAAAGGCTACGGTACGAAGGCGTATCTGGACGCGGTAGTAAAGCTAGGCGACTCGCCGCTGCAAAGGCGTAGCTTTCGCGTGAAAAGCTTTGAGCGCGGACTATTTGACAAATGA
- the rplB gene encoding 50S ribosomal protein L2: MAIRTYKPYTPSRRFMTGLSSEDITAKPSVRSLLVKIPVSGGRNNNGRITSRHKEGGAKKLYRIIDFKRRKFGIEGKVEAIEYDPNRNCRIALIAYKDGEKRYIIRPNGLNVGDVVAAAEAGLDIKPGNAMKLRNIPVGTIVHNVELKPGKGAQMARSAGGYAQLMGKEEKYVMLRLPSGEMRQVLAECMASIGVVGNEDWANVTIGKAGRNRHRGIRPQTRGSAMNPVDHPHGGGEGKKNSGRHPVTPWGKPTKGAKTRRKKASDKLIISRRKGK, encoded by the coding sequence ATGGCGATAAGAACCTATAAACCTTATACACCTAGCCGCAGATTTATGACGGGCTTATCGAGCGAGGATATTACCGCTAAACCTAGCGTGAGAAGCTTGCTTGTAAAGATCCCCGTAAGCGGCGGTAGAAATAATAACGGAAGAATAACTTCTAGACATAAAGAAGGCGGAGCGAAGAAACTTTATAGAATCATCGACTTTAAACGCCGCAAATTCGGTATCGAAGGTAAGGTCGAAGCTATCGAGTACGATCCGAACAGAAACTGCCGCATCGCGCTTATCGCTTATAAAGACGGCGAGAAACGCTATATCATCAGACCAAACGGACTAAACGTCGGCGACGTCGTAGCAGCAGCCGAGGCGGGACTAGACATAAAACCAGGCAACGCGATGAAACTAAGAAACATCCCGGTCGGTACTATCGTACACAACGTGGAGCTAAAACCGGGCAAAGGCGCTCAGATGGCTCGTTCAGCCGGCGGTTATGCTCAGCTAATGGGTAAAGAGGAAAAATACGTAATGCTTCGCTTGCCAAGCGGCGAGATGAGACAAGTACTTGCAGAGTGCATGGCTAGTATCGGCGTAGTAGGTAACGAAGATTGGGCGAACGTAACTATCGGTAAAGCCGGACGTAATCGCCACAGAGGTATCCGTCCTCAAACTCGCGGTTCTGCGATGAACCCGGTAGATCACCCGCACGGCGGCGGTGAAGGCAAGAAAAACTCAGGCCGTCATCCTGTTACTCCATGGGGTAAACCGACCAAAGGTGCTAAGACTCGCCGCAAGAAGGCTAGCGATAAGCTTATAATTTCAAGAAGGAAAGGTAAATAG
- the rpsC gene encoding 30S ribosomal protein S3, producing the protein MGQKVNPIGLRLGINRNWESRWFPAKGTLAENIGEDYKIRAFLKKKLYYAGVSQILIERTAKKIRVTVVAARPGIIIGKKGSDVEKLKEDIQKLINKEVNVNIKEERKAQASAQLAAENVAMQLEKRVAFRRAMKKVIQGAQKSGAKGIKISVAGRLGGAEIARTEWYLEGRVPLHTLRAKIDYGVAEAHTTYGNIGIKVWIFKGEVLQKGVQPEKNEEEKADKKPRRARRGK; encoded by the coding sequence ATGGGTCAGAAAGTAAATCCGATAGGTCTAAGACTAGGAATAAACCGCAACTGGGAGTCAAGATGGTTTCCTGCTAAAGGAACTTTGGCTGAAAATATCGGCGAAGACTACAAAATTCGCGCTTTCTTGAAAAAGAAACTTTACTACGCGGGCGTTTCTCAAATTTTGATCGAGAGAACCGCTAAGAAAATTCGCGTAACCGTCGTAGCAGCTCGCCCTGGTATTATCATCGGCAAAAAGGGCTCTGACGTAGAGAAGCTTAAAGAGGATATCCAAAAGCTGATCAACAAAGAAGTAAACGTAAATATCAAAGAAGAAAGAAAAGCTCAAGCTTCGGCTCAGCTAGCTGCGGAAAACGTAGCAATGCAGCTTGAAAAACGCGTTGCATTTAGACGCGCGATGAAAAAAGTTATCCAAGGCGCTCAAAAATCAGGCGCTAAAGGTATCAAAATTTCAGTTGCAGGACGTCTTGGCGGTGCTGAGATAGCTAGAACCGAGTGGTACTTGGAGGGTCGCGTTCCGCTTCACACTCTAAGGGCTAAGATCGATTACGGCGTTGCTGAAGCGCATACGACTTATGGAAACATAGGTATAAAAGTGTGGATATTTAAAGGCGAGGTTCTTCAAAAAGGCGTTCAACCTGAAAAGAACGAAGAAGAAAAAGCCGATAAAAAACCGCGCAGAGCAAGAAGAGGTAAATAA
- the rpmC gene encoding 50S ribosomal protein L29, translating into MKYTDIKDKSVAELNALLKEKKVLLFTLRQKLKTMQLSNPNEISAVRKEIAQINTAISASK; encoded by the coding sequence ATGAAATATACTGATATTAAAGACAAAAGCGTTGCAGAACTTAACGCGTTATTGAAAGAGAAAAAGGTGCTTTTATTTACTTTAAGACAAAAGCTAAAAACTATGCAGCTAAGCAACCCTAACGAGATTAGCGCCGTCCGCAAGGAAATAGCGCAAATCAACACTGCAATTAGCGCTTCAAAGTAA
- the rpsJ gene encoding 30S ribosomal protein S10: MERIRLKLKAYDHRVLDRTVAAIVEAVKRTGADVRGPVPMPTKIKRYTVLKSPHINKDSREQFEMRIHARMLDIVAATPDTVDSLTKLDLAPEVNVEVRAMGK, encoded by the coding sequence ATGGAAAGAATCAGGCTTAAGCTTAAAGCTTATGACCATAGAGTTCTCGACCGCACAGTTGCAGCCATAGTAGAAGCTGTCAAACGAACGGGCGCCGACGTCAGAGGTCCGGTGCCGATGCCTACGAAGATCAAACGCTACACGGTCTTAAAATCACCACACATCAACAAAGACTCACGCGAGCAGTTTGAAATGAGAATTCACGCTAGAATGCTAGATATCGTAGCGGCTACGCCCGATACCGTCGACTCGCTAACAAAGCTTGACTTAGCCCCTGAGGTTAACGTCGAAGTCCGCGCGATGGGCAAATAA
- the dnaG gene encoding DNA primase, which translates to MIDPKSIERLKAQTDIVDIVGHYLPLKKSGANFVCVCPFHDDKNPSMSVSPSRGIFHCFSCKAGGDAIKFVMDYEKLSYPEAVEKIAGLQNFTLNYVRGGEPAKENKHILENANAFYRSLLYKTPAAVEYLYSRGITDELIDKFELGFAPESAQTIRLLQNDQIEPKEALEVGIVKQNENGIYASFINRITFPIYTHAGRLVGFGGRTISGNPAKYVNSPQSAVFDKSTLFYGYHLAKREIFTKNQIIITEGYMDVIMLHKAGFSNAVAVLGTALTTKHLPLLKRGEISVVLCFDGDDAGINAATKSALLLAQNEIDGSVVIIEGGADPADMVVAGKIEYLRQIFESGTEIGEFYIRHLASGFDLSRPVQKQKALEAIQAFTASLKPVVANSYAPLVAKILKIAEGSFWLTRGANTQAAQERMQAYEMQNFGKNQRGQKDQLELQILKTMIENESLKSTVLENLKPEYFVRHRDIFEAVAQGVDADDPAVRELMFENYDAFTDEEKIFEAVNVFKTRFYKNMYKKYSAAKIPLEEKALILKKIDKILKEINKK; encoded by the coding sequence ATGATCGATCCAAAATCAATAGAAAGACTAAAAGCGCAAACCGATATCGTCGATATAGTCGGGCACTATCTACCGCTGAAAAAAAGCGGAGCGAACTTCGTGTGCGTCTGCCCGTTTCACGACGATAAAAACCCGAGCATGAGCGTGAGCCCGTCGCGCGGGATATTTCACTGCTTTTCGTGCAAGGCCGGCGGCGACGCGATCAAATTCGTGATGGACTACGAAAAGCTAAGCTACCCAGAAGCCGTCGAAAAGATCGCCGGACTGCAAAATTTCACGCTAAACTACGTGCGCGGCGGCGAACCGGCGAAGGAAAACAAGCACATCCTAGAAAACGCAAACGCTTTTTACCGCTCGCTGCTTTATAAAACGCCCGCAGCCGTGGAGTATCTCTACTCGCGCGGTATAACCGACGAGCTGATAGATAAATTTGAACTAGGTTTCGCGCCTGAGAGCGCGCAGACGATAAGGCTACTGCAAAACGATCAAATCGAGCCCAAAGAAGCCCTAGAAGTCGGCATCGTAAAGCAAAACGAAAACGGCATCTACGCTAGCTTCATAAACCGCATCACCTTTCCTATCTACACGCACGCTGGACGGCTCGTGGGTTTTGGCGGACGTACGATCAGCGGCAACCCCGCTAAATACGTAAATTCGCCCCAGTCCGCGGTTTTTGACAAGTCCACGCTTTTTTACGGCTACCACCTGGCAAAGCGCGAAATTTTCACCAAAAATCAAATCATAATCACCGAAGGCTACATGGACGTCATCATGCTGCATAAGGCGGGCTTTAGCAACGCCGTAGCCGTGCTTGGAACCGCTCTTACGACCAAGCACCTGCCGCTTTTAAAACGCGGCGAGATTAGCGTCGTCTTGTGTTTTGACGGCGACGACGCGGGCATAAACGCCGCGACTAAGTCCGCCCTGCTGCTCGCGCAGAACGAAATCGACGGCAGCGTCGTCATCATAGAAGGCGGCGCCGATCCCGCAGATATGGTAGTCGCGGGTAAGATAGAGTATCTGCGTCAAATTTTTGAAAGCGGCACGGAGATAGGCGAATTTTACATCAGGCATCTAGCTAGCGGCTTTGACCTCTCGCGTCCCGTACAAAAGCAAAAAGCGCTAGAAGCGATCCAGGCCTTTACCGCGAGTCTAAAACCCGTCGTCGCAAACTCCTACGCGCCGCTCGTGGCTAAAATTTTAAAGATAGCCGAGGGGTCGTTTTGGCTAACTAGGGGCGCAAATACGCAAGCCGCTCAGGAGCGCATGCAAGCCTACGAAATGCAAAATTTCGGCAAAAATCAGCGCGGACAAAAGGATCAGCTCGAGCTTCAAATTTTAAAAACTATGATCGAAAACGAGAGTCTAAAAAGCACCGTTTTGGAAAATTTAAAGCCTGAGTATTTCGTCCGCCACAGGGATATTTTCGAAGCCGTAGCGCAGGGGGTCGATGCAGACGATCCCGCCGTGCGCGAGCTGATGTTTGAAAACTATGACGCCTTTACCGACGAGGAGAAAATTTTTGAAGCCGTGAATGTTTTTAAAACGAGATTTTATAAAAATATGTACAAAAAGTACTCGGCGGCGAAAATTCCTCTGGAGGAAAAGGCGCTCATACTAAAAAAAATCGATAAAATTTTAAAGGAAATCAATAAAAAATGA
- the rplP gene encoding 50S ribosomal protein L16, translating into MLMPKRTKFRKQMKGRNRGKATRGADLAMGEIGIKAVEAGRVNSRQIEAARVALTRHVKRQAKTWIRVFPDKPLTKKPLQTRMGKGKAGVEEWVMNIKPGRIIVEMAGVDEELAREALTLAIHKLPFKTKIVTRESENEIY; encoded by the coding sequence ATGTTGATGCCAAAACGAACTAAATTTCGCAAACAGATGAAAGGCAGAAACCGCGGTAAAGCTACTCGCGGCGCTGATCTTGCTATGGGCGAGATCGGAATAAAAGCCGTAGAAGCGGGCCGCGTAAATTCGCGCCAGATCGAAGCGGCTCGTGTGGCTCTAACCCGCCACGTAAAACGCCAGGCTAAAACTTGGATCAGAGTTTTCCCAGATAAACCGCTAACCAAAAAACCTCTACAAACTCGTATGGGTAAAGGTAAAGCTGGAGTCGAAGAGTGGGTTATGAATATAAAACCAGGTCGTATAATAGTCGAAATGGCGGGCGTAGATGAGGAATTAGCGCGTGAAGCTCTAACTCTAGCCATCCACAAACTTCCGTTTAAGACTAAAATCGTAACGCGAGAGAGTGAAAATGAAATATACTGA
- a CDS encoding S-adenosylmethionine tRNA ribosyltransferase produces the protein MRAVAALFLACVLALGYEIRHENEGKIYKFAGEADGSKFELYISELEAEFENFSNKGVVLPPKFQGHAFFEGARYDFSKGGIERSGAAITAVSAVTEWLNLSVKADDGELTGKLAIRGKARKAVLKQVASYDFAALGLQEIGRDGARFEAVASDFYAPKFAQNNKKSLAAKLENFKTTWLKDPSKNAANALNNLEYQNGKIRSVCELGASGKICKTVWLKNLKKINLSDVFKDLNDANLTAIFAKEKIAPSENFTLSPSGITFFDSTTGGKNSEISLPLESIKEHLKQNFGLF, from the coding sequence ATGAGAGCGGTTGCGGCGCTATTTTTAGCCTGCGTTTTGGCGCTAGGCTACGAGATCAGACACGAAAACGAGGGCAAAATTTATAAATTTGCAGGCGAGGCGGACGGGAGTAAATTTGAGCTCTACATCAGCGAGCTTGAAGCCGAGTTTGAAAATTTTAGCAATAAGGGCGTCGTTTTGCCGCCTAAATTTCAAGGGCACGCCTTTTTCGAGGGCGCCAGATACGACTTCAGTAAAGGCGGCATCGAGAGATCGGGCGCCGCTATAACGGCCGTAAGCGCAGTCACCGAATGGCTGAATCTAAGCGTAAAAGCGGATGACGGCGAACTAACGGGCAAGCTAGCGATCAGAGGCAAGGCGCGAAAAGCCGTGCTAAAACAGGTCGCGAGCTATGATTTTGCCGCGCTCGGGCTGCAAGAGATCGGCCGAGACGGGGCGCGATTTGAGGCCGTCGCGAGCGACTTTTATGCGCCTAAATTTGCGCAAAATAACAAAAAATCTCTCGCCGCAAAACTTGAAAATTTTAAAACGACATGGCTCAAAGATCCATCAAAAAACGCCGCAAACGCGCTAAATAACCTCGAGTATCAAAACGGCAAAATAAGAAGCGTCTGCGAACTCGGCGCGAGCGGGAAAATCTGCAAAACCGTCTGGCTAAAAAACCTAAAAAAGATAAATTTGAGCGACGTTTTTAAGGATTTAAACGACGCAAATTTGACCGCGATTTTCGCAAAAGAAAAGATAGCTCCGAGCGAAAATTTTACGCTCTCGCCAAGCGGGATTACGTTTTTTGACAGTACGACCGGCGGCAAAAACAGCGAAATTTCGCTACCGCTTGAGTCCATCAAAGAACATTTAAAACAAAATTTCGGGCTGTTTTAG
- the rplD gene encoding 50S ribosomal protein L4, translating to MSKVCVLNEKFEKASELDLPANYAEINPHNLYLYVKSYLSGMRSNSAHTKTRAFVSGGGKKPWRQKGRGGARAGSTRTNVWVGGAVAFGPSNERNYFQKVNKKQKRLALEFALNEKANAGKIFAVDSIEIASGKTKDAAKVISALNLRDALVVKDLLDDNTLLAFRNLSNCYLIDVSEINAYLVATYGAVVIEKAALESIIKEG from the coding sequence ATGAGTAAAGTTTGCGTATTAAACGAAAAATTTGAAAAAGCTAGCGAGCTTGATCTACCGGCTAATTACGCTGAGATTAACCCGCACAACCTATATCTTTACGTTAAGTCTTATTTGTCCGGTATGCGTTCAAATTCGGCTCACACCAAAACCAGAGCTTTCGTAAGCGGCGGCGGTAAAAAACCGTGGAGACAAAAAGGTCGCGGCGGCGCTAGAGCGGGCTCAACCAGAACTAACGTCTGGGTAGGCGGAGCAGTGGCGTTTGGTCCGAGCAACGAGCGAAACTATTTCCAAAAGGTCAATAAAAAGCAAAAAAGATTGGCGCTTGAGTTCGCGCTAAACGAAAAAGCTAACGCGGGTAAAATTTTCGCGGTAGATAGCATAGAGATCGCAAGCGGTAAGACTAAAGACGCTGCTAAAGTAATCAGCGCGTTAAATTTGAGAGACGCTTTGGTCGTAAAAGATCTGCTTGACGACAACACGCTATTGGCGTTTAGAAATTTATCAAACTGCTATCTAATCGATGTGAGCGAGATAAACGCTTACTTAGTGGCGACTTACGGTGCCGTCGTTATCGAGAAGGCCGCACTTGAATCTATAATAAAAGAGGGCTGA
- a CDS encoding ATP-binding protein → MQTINALYQSPPKNVKFINRKFEITAPKTLIKGGIGSGKTSLIAGFLSAFESKEFLYVNLGDLRIDADDILSNLPEFLRQNPQIKILAIDDFEQRFQDKFEPILELNLQNFIVASGFKDANLNGFSELNLDFLDYEEFIAFFSKKIDPETLFSHFLLHGRSPASAFGDAENVAANLQTALKSSLSATQLTVLKECAKVQSQNVSVFEIFSTLKSTRKISKDSVYGALSELENMSAVSLVEKFNEPNAAKRLYFSDFAFKSALSLKKDFAKNFNNTVFCELTKFNEQIFYTKDLDFFLPKRKLAIICSPFSDADLVFLKFKKLHANLKNLGINRLQAISVANSGETSIEGIKCEVAPFSRWALGI, encoded by the coding sequence ATGCAAACCATAAACGCGCTCTACCAAAGCCCGCCGAAAAATGTCAAATTTATAAATAGAAAATTTGAGATCACCGCCCCCAAAACGCTGATAAAAGGCGGCATAGGAAGCGGCAAAACCTCGCTGATAGCGGGCTTTTTATCAGCATTTGAGAGCAAAGAGTTTTTGTACGTAAATTTAGGCGACCTTCGCATAGACGCGGATGATATTTTGTCAAATTTGCCCGAGTTTTTACGCCAAAATCCGCAGATAAAAATTCTAGCGATCGATGATTTCGAGCAGAGATTTCAGGATAAATTTGAGCCGATTTTAGAGCTAAATTTGCAAAATTTTATTGTTGCTTCTGGGTTTAAAGACGCGAATTTAAACGGCTTTAGCGAGCTAAATTTGGATTTTTTAGACTACGAGGAGTTTATCGCTTTTTTTTCGAAAAAGATCGATCCAGAGACGCTTTTTAGCCACTTTTTACTTCACGGCAGGAGTCCCGCGTCGGCCTTTGGCGACGCCGAAAACGTCGCGGCAAATCTACAAACCGCGCTAAAATCATCGCTCTCCGCCACGCAGCTGACCGTACTAAAAGAGTGCGCGAAAGTTCAGTCGCAAAACGTGAGCGTTTTTGAGATTTTTAGCACGCTAAAATCCACCCGCAAAATCTCAAAAGATAGCGTTTACGGCGCGCTAAGCGAGCTAGAAAACATGAGCGCGGTTAGCCTAGTGGAAAAATTTAACGAGCCAAACGCCGCAAAAAGGCTTTATTTTAGCGACTTTGCGTTTAAAAGCGCGCTAAGCTTAAAAAAGGACTTCGCTAAAAATTTTAACAACACTGTTTTTTGCGAGCTAACCAAATTTAACGAGCAGATTTTTTATACCAAAGATCTTGACTTTTTCCTGCCAAAAAGGAAACTTGCTATCATTTGCTCGCCGTTTAGCGATGCAGATTTGGTCTTTTTAAAATTTAAAAAACTGCACGCAAATTTAAAAAATTTAGGTATAAATAGGCTACAAGCAATCAGCGTGGCGAACTCCGGCGAGACGAGCATAGAGGGCATAAAATGCGAAGTCGCGCCGTTTTCGCGCTGGGCGCTGGGCATATAA
- a CDS encoding argininosuccinate synthase domain-containing protein, translated as MKALVLFSGGLDSMIAIKLLTNQGIDVTAVHIDIGFSGDEKKAEILRRRANEAGAELKIIDIRNEYLRDVLFTPKHGYGKHFNPCIDCHGYMFKTALAMMRSEGASFIATGEVIGQRPMSQRRDAMARVKNAAGDEDDLILRPMSAQLMKPTKPEREGWVDRSKLLAISGRDRKRQFALAKEFGFSEYETPGGGCLLTIESFANKIKDFIKFDPDMTSADMQLLRIGRHLRLTNGTKMVIGRDENDNAKLLALNNPKFTQIKFDGDIVGAVSFVDAKFNEADLEFAVRLALAYTRADKDTAVRARIGEREICVKPFESKEPAQEFFVS; from the coding sequence ATGAAAGCATTAGTTTTATTTAGCGGCGGGCTGGACAGCATGATCGCCATCAAGCTGCTGACAAACCAAGGCATCGACGTTACGGCGGTGCACATCGATATCGGCTTTAGCGGCGACGAGAAAAAGGCAGAAATTTTACGTCGCCGCGCGAACGAAGCTGGAGCCGAGCTTAAAATAATCGATATCAGAAACGAATACCTGCGCGATGTGCTTTTTACGCCTAAACACGGCTACGGCAAGCACTTTAACCCCTGCATCGACTGTCACGGATATATGTTTAAAACGGCGCTTGCGATGATGCGCTCGGAGGGTGCTAGCTTTATCGCGACGGGCGAGGTGATCGGCCAACGTCCGATGAGCCAGAGGCGCGACGCGATGGCGCGGGTCAAAAACGCCGCAGGCGACGAGGACGACCTCATCCTGCGTCCGATGTCTGCGCAGCTGATGAAGCCCACAAAACCGGAGCGCGAAGGCTGGGTCGATCGCAGCAAACTGCTCGCCATCAGCGGACGCGACCGCAAAAGACAGTTCGCGCTTGCGAAGGAATTCGGCTTTAGCGAGTATGAGACGCCCGGCGGCGGGTGCTTGCTCACGATCGAGAGCTTTGCGAATAAAATCAAAGATTTCATCAAATTTGACCCGGATATGACGAGCGCGGATATGCAGCTGCTACGTATCGGGCGGCATCTGCGCCTAACAAACGGCACCAAAATGGTCATCGGCCGCGACGAAAACGATAACGCCAAGCTGCTAGCTCTAAATAATCCGAAATTTACGCAGATCAAATTTGACGGCGATATCGTGGGTGCGGTGAGTTTCGTGGATGCTAAATTTAACGAAGCCGATCTCGAGTTTGCCGTGCGGCTGGCGCTTGCCTACACTAGAGCCGATAAAGATACGGCTGTGCGAGCTAGGATCGGCGAGCGCGAGATTTGCGTGAAACCTTTTGAGAGCAAAGAGCCTGCGCAGGAGTTTTTCGTTAGTTAA
- a CDS encoding 50S ribosomal protein L23 encodes MADITDIKTILYTEKTLGLQEQGVVVIQTSPKMTKNRLKEILKEYFGVTPLRVNSLRIDGKVKRFKGREGQRNEIKKFYVKLPEGSSLENTEA; translated from the coding sequence ATGGCAGATATAACTGATATCAAAACGATTTTATATACGGAAAAAACTCTCGGTCTTCAAGAGCAAGGCGTGGTCGTCATACAAACTTCGCCTAAGATGACTAAAAACAGGCTGAAAGAAATTTTGAAAGAGTATTTTGGAGTAACGCCGCTTCGCGTAAATTCGCTTAGAATCGACGGAAAAGTTAAGCGTTTCAAAGGAAGAGAAGGACAACGCAACGAGATAAAGAAATTTTACGTTAAGTTGCCTGAAGGCTCAAGCCTAGAAAACACGGAGGCGTAA
- the rplV gene encoding 50S ribosomal protein L22, whose product MSKSIIKFVRLSPTKARLIAREVQGMNAEFALASLSFMPNRGAKFIATAISSAVANGGFEPEEVIVTSCRVDAGPVLKRFRPRARGSASRIRKPTSHILVEVSKPEKKEA is encoded by the coding sequence ATGAGCAAATCAATTATTAAATTCGTAAGACTATCTCCGACTAAAGCCAGACTAATCGCAAGAGAAGTACAAGGTATGAACGCAGAATTTGCGCTAGCTAGCCTTAGCTTTATGCCAAACCGCGGCGCCAAATTTATCGCTACGGCTATCAGCTCTGCTGTAGCTAACGGCGGATTCGAGCCTGAAGAGGTTATCGTAACAAGCTGCCGCGTGGATGCGGGCCCAGTATTAAAAAGATTTAGACCGCGAGCGAGAGGAAGCGCAAGCAGAATCCGCAAACCGACTTCTCATATCTTAGTAGAAGTATCTAAACCTGAAAAGAAGGAAGCGTAA
- the rpsS gene encoding 30S ribosomal protein S19: MARSLKKGPFVDEHVMKKVVAAKKANDNKPIKTWSRRSTIVPEMIGLTFNVHNGKSFIPVYVTENHIGYKLGEFAPTRTFKGHKGSVQKKIGK, from the coding sequence ATGGCAAGATCACTCAAAAAAGGACCTTTTGTCGATGAGCATGTAATGAAAAAAGTCGTTGCCGCTAAAAAAGCCAACGACAACAAGCCGATAAAAACGTGGTCTAGACGCAGCACGATAGTGCCTGAAATGATAGGCCTAACGTTTAACGTTCATAACGGCAAGAGCTTCATTCCAGTATACGTTACGGAAAACCACATCGGATATAAACTAGGCGAATTTGCTCCTACGCGCACATTCAAGGGTCACAAAGGCTCAGTGCAAAAGAAAATCGGTAAGTAA
- the rplC gene encoding 50S ribosomal protein L3, with protein sequence MEYIVEKIGMSRTVNNPSIPVTLLKVVNAKVCEVSECGCAIVAYAKGKAKNKAIEGQQKKYSLTAEFNKFATLQVANKEAGDLDFSPLSSAKILKVSFSSKGKGYQGVVKRHGFAGGPKSHGSRFHKRHGSIGNREWPGRVQPGMKMAGHTGNEKVTVKNEIVSFDAENGILVLKGSVAGYNGAMGRIRIVK encoded by the coding sequence ATGGAATATATCGTAGAAAAAATAGGCATGAGCAGAACGGTAAACAACCCAAGCATCCCCGTTACGCTTCTAAAGGTCGTAAACGCTAAAGTTTGCGAAGTGAGCGAATGCGGCTGCGCTATAGTAGCTTATGCTAAAGGTAAAGCAAAAAATAAAGCCATAGAGGGTCAGCAAAAAAAATATAGCCTAACGGCGGAATTTAATAAATTCGCAACCCTACAAGTCGCCAATAAAGAGGCGGGCGATCTTGATTTTAGTCCGCTTAGCTCGGCTAAAATTTTAAAAGTTAGTTTCAGCTCAAAAGGTAAAGGCTATCAAGGCGTCGTGAAAAGACACGGGTTTGCGGGCGGTCCAAAAAGCCACGGTTCTCGCTTCCACAAAAGACACGGCTCTATCGGTAACCGCGAGTGGCCGGGACGCGTTCAGCCTGGTATGAAGATGGCTGGACATACCGGAAACGAAAAAGTTACCGTTAAAAACGAGATCGTAAGCTTTGACGCCGAAAACGGAATTTTGGTTTTAAAAGGCAGCGTCGCTGGCTATAACGGCGCAATGGGCAGAATAAGGATAGTAAAATGA